One Thermoanaerobacterales bacterium genomic window carries:
- a CDS encoding TCP-1/cpn60 chaperonin family protein: MERGVNALADAVKVTLGPKGRNVVLEKKFGSPMIVNDGVTIAREIELPNPLENMGAQLVKEVATKTNDIAGDGTTTAVVLAQAIVRAGLKNVAAGANPIILKRGIEKAVEAAVEEIKKIAKPVESKDAITQVASISANDRTIGELIADAME, encoded by the coding sequence CGGGGTGTCAACGCCCTGGCCGACGCGGTCAAGGTGACTCTCGGCCCCAAGGGGCGGAACGTGGTTCTGGAAAAGAAGTTCGGTTCGCCGATGATCGTTAACGACGGTGTAACCATCGCCCGTGAAATCGAGCTGCCCAACCCGCTGGAGAATATGGGTGCCCAGCTTGTCAAGGAAGTAGCGACCAAGACCAACGACATCGCCGGTGACGGCACCACCACGGCCGTCGTGCTGGCTCAGGCCATCGTCCGTGCCGGGTTGAAGAACGTGGCCGCCGGCGCCAACCCGATCATCCTCAAGCGCGGTATTGAAAAGGCCGTCGAGGCCGCCGTCGAGGAGATCAAGAAGATCGCCAAGCCGGTCGAGAGCAAGGACGCCATTACCCAGGTGGCCTCGATCTCGGCCAACGACCGCACCATCGGCGAACTGATAGCCGATGCCATGGAGA